One genomic region from Mauremys reevesii isolate NIE-2019 linkage group 7, ASM1616193v1, whole genome shotgun sequence encodes:
- the LGI1 gene encoding leucine-rich glioma-inactivated protein 1 isoform X5, translating into MGLPHLEYLFIENNSIKSISRNSFRGLKSLIHLSLANNNLQTLPKDIFKGLDSLTNVDLRGNTFNCDCKLKWLVEWLGSTNATVEDIYCESPPEYKKRKINSLSPKEFDCIITEFAVYESLPYQSLSVDTFSYMNDEHVVIAQPFTGKCIFLEWDHVEGSFRNYDNITGTSTVVCKPIIIETQLYVIVAQLFGGSHIYKRDIFANKFIKIQDIEILKIRKPNDIETFRIAEDWYFVVADSSKAGFTTVYKWNGNGFYSHQSLHAWYRDTDVEYLEIAGKPHLILSSSSQRPVIYQWNKGTTEFIKRLEIQDMEDVYAVKHFRVKEDVYICLTRFIGDSKVMKWGGSAFLDLQRMPSRGSMVFQPLQISNYQYAILGSDYSFTQVYYWDTEKAKFVKFQELNIQAPRSFTHVSIDKRNFLFASSFKGTTLIYKHVIVDLSA; encoded by the exons GAGCCTTGCAAACAATAATCTCCAGACACTTCCAAAAGACATATTCAAAGGGCTGGATTCTTTAACAAATGT GGATCTTAGAGGGAACACATTTAATTGTGACTGCAAACTGAAATGGTTAGTGGAATGGCTGGGCAGCACCAATGCAACAGTTGAAGACATTTATTGCGAAAGTCCACCAGAATATAAGAAGCGTAAAATCAATAGCCTCTCTCCAAAGGAATTTGATTGTATTATTACAG AATTTGCTGTTTATGAATCCCTGCCATATCAGTCTCTGTCAGTAGATACTTTCTCCTACATGAATGATGAGCATGTGGTTATTGCTCAACCTTTTACTGGAAAATGCATCTTTCTTGAATGGGACCATGTAGAAGGGTCTTTCAGGAATTATGACAACATTACAG GTACTTCAACTGTTGTGTGTAAGCCCATAATTATTGAGACTCAGCTGTATGTCATTGTTGCCCAGCTCTTTGGAGGCTCCCATATTTACAAGAGAGATATTTTTGCTAATAAGTTTATAAAAATTCAAGATATTGAAATTCTTAAAATCCGAAAACCCAATGACATCGAAACTTTCAGGATTGCAGAAGACTGGTATTTTGTTGTTGCAGACAGTTCAAAAGCTGGCTTTACCACAGTTTACAAATGGAATGGAAATGGATTTTACTCCCATCAGTCTCTGCACGCGTGGTACAGAGATACTGATGTGGAGTATCTTGAAATAGCCGGCAAACCTCATTTAATTCTGTCGAGTAGTTCCCAAAGGCCTGTAATATACCAATGGAACAAAGGAACAACTGAATTTATTAAGCGTCTTGAGATCCAAGATATGGAGGATGTGTATGCAGTGAAACACTTCAGAGTGAAAGAGGATGTGTACATTTGTTTAACAAGATTTATTGGTGATTCCAAAGTAATGAAATGGGGAGGTTCAGCATTTCTGGATTTACAAAGAATGCCATCCCGAGGGTCAATGGTATTCCAGCCTCTTCAGATAAGCAATTATCAATATGCCATTCTTGGAAGTGATTATTCTTTTACTCAAGTCTATTATTGGGATACTGAAAAAGCAAAATTTGTGAAGTTTCAAGAATTAAACATACAGGCACCAAGATCTTTCACACACGTTTCCATTGATAAACGCAATTTTCTCTTTGCTTCAAGTTTTAAGGGAACTACATTAATTTATAAACATGTCATAGTTGACTTAAGTGCATGA